A genome region from Armatimonadota bacterium includes the following:
- a CDS encoding thiamine diphosphokinase codes for MRRRAGDPVERAPRSRARRPAYAVVVAGGPDGPAWWPSLVDRADLVICADGGVDAARARGRVPHLVIGDFDSASSGALAWARRRGARLVRYPRDKDATDTELALAHALAAGARRVDILGALDGRVDHALANVGLLLVAARRRCRARLVRERTEVFLARGATPIPGRAGDLVSLLPLFGPASGITTRGLRYGLRGGRLSAGSTRGVSNVVVRPPAAVTVRRGRLLVVVTHRRRPADAGRASAGSRV; via the coding sequence GTGCGGCGACGTGCCGGAGACCCCGTCGAACGCGCGCCGCGTTCCCGCGCCCGCCGTCCCGCGTATGCGGTGGTGGTGGCCGGCGGGCCGGACGGCCCGGCCTGGTGGCCCTCCCTGGTCGACCGCGCAGATCTGGTCATCTGCGCCGATGGGGGGGTGGACGCGGCGCGCGCGCGGGGCCGCGTGCCCCACCTCGTGATCGGAGACTTCGACTCGGCGTCCTCCGGGGCCCTGGCCTGGGCCCGCCGCCGGGGAGCGCGTCTGGTGCGGTATCCGCGGGACAAGGACGCCACCGACACCGAGCTGGCCCTGGCGCATGCCCTGGCGGCGGGGGCGCGGCGAGTGGACATCCTCGGCGCGCTGGACGGCCGGGTGGATCACGCGCTGGCCAACGTGGGCCTGCTCCTGGTGGCCGCCCGCCGCCGCTGTCGCGCCCGACTGGTGCGGGAGCGGACGGAGGTGTTCCTGGCCCGGGGCGCCACCCCGATCCCCGGGCGGGCCGGCGACCTCGTGTCGCTGCTCCCGCTGTTCGGCCCCGCGTCGGGAATCACCACCCGCGGCCTGCGGTACGGATTGCGGGGCGGCCGCCTGTCTGCCGGGTCCACGCGGGGAGTCAGCAACGTGGTGGTGCGGCCCCCGGCCGCGGTGACGGTGCGGCGGGGACGGCTGCTGGTGGTCGTCACGCACCGGCGCCGGCCGGCGGATGCCGGGAGGGCGTCTGCGGGCTCCCGTGTATAA
- the thiT gene encoding energy-coupled thiamine transporter ThiT, producing MTGSRTWSPRLVAEMGIAVALAAVLHLVKLWEMPQGGSITLGTMVPLFLISLRRGPVVGAVTGAVYGLLEGWIISGGRFFYHPVQVILDYPLAFGVLALAGFFPRYPAFGVTLGALARYASHVVSGVVFFAQYAPQGQPVWLYSLGYNATYLGPDFAVAILLTLLVWERLSRLSPQAAA from the coding sequence ATGACAGGGAGTCGCACGTGGTCGCCCCGGCTGGTGGCGGAGATGGGAATCGCCGTCGCCCTGGCTGCGGTTCTGCACCTGGTGAAGCTGTGGGAGATGCCCCAGGGGGGATCGATCACTCTGGGGACGATGGTGCCCCTGTTCCTCATCTCGCTGCGGCGTGGCCCGGTGGTGGGTGCCGTGACCGGTGCCGTCTACGGGCTGCTGGAGGGGTGGATCATCAGCGGCGGGCGGTTCTTCTACCATCCCGTGCAGGTGATCCTGGACTACCCGCTGGCGTTCGGCGTGCTGGCCCTGGCCGGGTTCTTCCCCCGCTACCCCGCCTTCGGGGTGACGCTGGGCGCCCTGGCGCGCTACGCGTCCCACGTGGTCTCGGGGGTCGTCTTCTTCGCCCAGTACGCTCCGCAGGGGCAGCCGGTGTGGCTGTACTCGCTGGGGTACAACGCCACCTACCTGGGGCCGGACTTCGCCGTGGCCATCCTGCTCACCCTGCTGGTCTGGGAGCGCCTGTCCCGGCTGTCCCCGCAGGCGGCAGCCTGA